The sequence GCGGGCTTCACGCCGGTCGGCGCGCGAGCGCTCGACGTGGCGCGTATCGAGGCGGGCACGCCGCTGGCCCCGCTCGACGTGCCCGAGGGGTTGCTGCCCCAGGAGCTGGGTCGCGACGCGCGGATGATCAGCTTCAAGAAAGGCTGCTACCTGGGGCAGGAGACGGTCGCCCGGCTCGACGCGCTGGGGCACGTCAACAAGCAACTCGCTGGTTTGGAGTTCGCCACCGGGGCCGCAGTCGGGGCGGGCAGCGAGTTGCTGCGCGACGGCAAGCCGGCCGGCGTGGTCACGTCCGTGGCCCATCGCGCCGCGGGCCAGCCGCCGATCGGCCTCGGTTTCGTCCGCCGCGAGTGTTTACAGCCCGGCACGGAACTATTGGCCGCCGAAACCAAGGCCCGGATCGTGTCGCTGCCGATGGCGTAGCGTGATTGCTGCTATGAGGACATTGGAGAACTGGCAATCTGCGGCGGCAGCGGTTGATTGGCGAGCCAGTTGGCGACGCGCGTTAACACGTCCTTGTCCATCGGCACCTGGCCGATGATAACGACTTGCTTATCGGCGATGGTCTTCGCCAACTCTTGAAGTCGCGCGGTTAGCTCGGTCAGCAGCACCTGCGTTTCGGCGCTGCTTAACTCGTGGCGGATCAATTGCACTTCGGTCGCGTGGCGCTCGCGGGTGAGTTGCACGAGCCGCCCCTGTTCGGCCTTGTAGAGGCGATCGGTTACAAAGGCGCGGCGCAGCTCGAGCTCGCTATTGAACTGGTAGACCGGCGCGGCGCCGAAATAGACGCTCGGCCCGCCGTCGCGACGGAAGCCGGCGAACACCGGCTGGCCATCGGGCAATTGTAACTCGATGCGCTCGACCAGCGCCCGGGCTTCGCCCAAAAGGTCTTCACGGTCCTGTTCATCGCACGCCATGGCGTGATGATACCTGAAGTTGGCTTAATGCTGGGAATGTCTTACACCTCTCCCTTTAAGGGAGAGGTCGCTGAGCGCAGCGAAGCGGGTGAGGGTAAACGCGTTACAGGCCAATTCGCTTTGCGCTAAGGAGCGAACGACGAACGCAATACCGCAAGGCTGTGAACGTCCTTACCCTCCCCCCGGCCCCTCCCTGAAAGGGAGGGGTGTTCATCGCGCGCAGCGCAGCATCTAACGCATTGAGGGAAGGCAAGAATCTGCAAGCGAGCCGCTTAGGTCAGCTGCAGCGCCAACAGCTCGTCGGCCGTGGCTTCGCGGCGCGAGATTTCGCGAATGTCCTCGCGAGCGCGGAAGAAGGCTTCGACCACTTGGGCGTCCCACTGCTTGCCAGCGCCGCCGCGAATGATCGCGTCAAGCTTTTCGTCCGGCATGCCGGGGCGGTAGGGACGGTCGCTGGCCATCGCGTCGTAAGCGTCGGCCACGGCGCAAACCCGCGCCAACAGCGGGATGTTCTCGCCGGCCAGGGCGTGCGGGTAGCCGCTGCCGTCCCAGGCCTCGTGGTGATGCAGCACAATGGGCAGCATCGGCTGCAGTTGCCGCAAGTCGCGCAAGATGCGATAGCCGATCTCGGCATGACGCTTGACGTGCTCGAACTCGGCGTCGGTCAACTTGCCCGGCTTGCGGAGCACGCCATCGTCGATGCCGATCTTGCCGATGTCGTGCAGCAGCCCGGCCAGATACATCGTCTTGGTCGCGTCCTGACTCATCCCCATTTCCTGGGTCAGCCGAGCGGCCACGCGGGCCACGCGATCGCTGTGACCGCGGGTGTACGGGTCCTTGGCGTCGATGGCGCTGACCATGGCGCGGACCACGTCGGCCAGCACGGCGGCTTGTTGCTTGTACAGGCCGACGTTGGCGCTGTGAATGCCCAGGATCGTACCGACGCTGAACAGCAGGTTGGCTTCGACCGAGGTGAACTCGCCATGCTTGTTGTGGTTGACGGCGGCCAGCCAGCCGAACAGTCGGTCCCCTTCAGTGATCGGCACCAGCACCATTTCATGGACGCTCGGCCACGACCAGCCCGCCGCCTCGGTCGCCAGCCGGTTAAGCACCAGCGGCGCGCTTTGCGGGCCCAGCTTCATCACGTTGACCAGGTCGACCAACTCGGACTCGCACAGCCGGCAGGGGCCCCAGTTGATCTGGTGCGGCTCGACAGCGGCGGTCGGCACGCTCTGCTCGACCGACTCGGGCAGGAACTGAATCAACAGCGACTCGGCCGGCACGGCCGCGGCCAGCCAACCAAGCGCCTGGCTGGCGAGGTCTTCCTTGTTGCTTGACAGTTTCAGGCTGTGCGTCAGCCGGTACATCAAACTGATTTCTTCAAACGTGGCCGAGATGTGCGTGGCCAGGTTTTCGTTTTCGATTTCCAACCGCCGCGCGTGGCGGTCGCTGTCGAGCTTGGCGACCAGCATCTCGCAAATGCGCTCGACCATGTTCGGCAGGGTGACGCGCTGGTGCAGGCACCAGGCGAACAGATCGACCACCTGGCAACCCAGCGATTGGGCCGCCCGGGTCACGTCGTAGTCGCCGTGAATCGGTCGGGTGACGTACGCCGCCACGGCCACGTAGTGGTGTTCCTCGGCCGTGTGGACCGGCAAGGCGTAGAGCAGCAGCGGGTCTTCCTCGGCCAAGGCCTGGGCCCGGTTGCCGCGCCCCACGGCGCAAATCAATTCGGTGTAGCGGTTCCAGTCGACCGGCGGGCGTTCGAGCGTCTGGTGCAGCAGCGCGCCGGTCTCGGCATCGAACAGGGCCAGCGGCGCATCGACCCAGCGTTGCAACTGTGACGCGACCGACAAGGCGTGGAGCGATTTCTGGACGTGATGCTCGGGGGCTTGCGGCCAGGGGGAAACGCAGGTGATCGAGTGGTTCTGGTGGGCGTGGTTCGCGGTCACTGTTTGCTCGACGAAGGCCTGGGTCAGATTGACCAGGTGCAACGACGCATCGACCGAGGGCTGGGGTTGCTGGCAGTTCGACATGGCCGATTCAGCAGTCCAAAACGAGTGACGCGACGCGGGTTTCGCCCCAAAAGGTCCGTGAGTGCATCGCGGGGCCGGCGCGCCGGTCGAGGCGCACTCCCCCTCCATGACTCGTAGCAAACCTAGGTCAGTCCCCAGCCAGGGGCAATTCACCCCAGCCGGCGCAAAGTGCAGCTTTCGAGAGGGGCGAGTTCCGAATGTAACAATTGTAATTCTCGCGCCGGCTCCACACGGCCAGCCTGTCGACAGCCTGACGGTTTCGCCGAGCGAGCCACAAAATGTGTTCGCCCGGTAGCGGGCGTGTTATGCTGAACCGCGCTCGGCAGGCCGGCTCCCAGGCACACTGGTCTGGCAGCATCGCTCCAACGCACGCACGCTAAAAATCGAGAAAGGCCGGTTACTCATGCGGCATCGCACGTGGGGTTCGACGGTCGCGCTATGCACCCTGCTGGTCAGCTTCGCGGCCGGCACGGCCTGGGCCCAACGACCCAATAAGCAGTCTGGCGCGGGCTCGAAGCCGATCAAGGTCGAAGGAGCCATCAAGTCGATCGCCAACAACGTCATCACCGTCAGCTCGGGGCGCGACAACACGGTGCAAGTGATGGTCGCGCCGACCACCAACCTGGCCATCACCGGCACGGCCGAACTGGGAGCGCTGGCCGTGGGGATGAACGTCGATTTCACCGCCGAGCTGAACAAGGCGGGTGAGATTCAGGACGAGATTAAGGAGCTGACCCTGCGCGAAGCGACCGACGCATCGGTCAAGCCGGGGCTGTACGAGCCGGAAGACACGTCGGGCAAGCCGCTCCGTGCGATCAAGGACGGCAATCACACGTACCTGGTCCGCGCCAAAGTGCGGACCAACAAGGACGGCGCGATCACCGTCGCCGCGACGGGCGCGCCGGCGATCAAGCTGAAGCTGGCGTCCGATTGCGCAATCAATTGCAGCTTCAAGAATACCCGCCTGGCATCCCCCGGCGACGGTGTGTTCGTCGAAGGCAAGCAAGTCCAGCCAGGGCAAGTGATCGGCGATTCGGTGACGATCAAGATGACAATGCCGTACGCCCCCAAGGGAAAAGGGGCCGCGGCCAAGACACCGAACGAGCCGTCACCCTTCGGCTCGCCGTGAGCCATCTACAACCGGCGCTGGGGTTTGGCCGGCGGCTTGGGCTGCGCGCTTTCTTTGAGCTGTTTGACCAACTGGTCGGCCGTGTAAATCTTGTTGGTCGCGGCGTTGAAGTTCTTGCCGCTGGGCGTTTGCGAGAGCATCCGCCCCATCTCTTTGCCACCCGGCTCGACCGCCAGGTATTCGACCAGCTTGTAGCCGTCGGGGCCGTCGACCAGCTTCTGCAAAATGCCGGCGCCGTCGGGCAGACGCGCCAGGTGATCGAGCCGTTCATAGCCCATCGGGTATTGTGCCGATTGCCGAGCCAACTGTTTACCAGCCGAGCTGCGCAGGTTGCGCGCCAGCAGCGACCCGTCCGGCTCGAGTCGTGACAACAACGGCTCGAACGGCTTGACGTCGTAACCTTCCTTGGCCAGTTGCTTGACCAGCGCGTCGACGTCGCCGCGCGTGATCAGCTCGCCCGGCTTCATGTCCTTGCGCGCGGCAAAGTACGACGCGGTGCGATCCTCGAGCGAGGGCTTTTTACCGGCCGGAGTCGCAGGCTTCGGCGCGCTCCAAGCCGTCGTGGCGACGCATCCAGCGACCATCGCCAGCGAGGCGCCACCGCACAGCCGCAGCACGACACGACGATTCAGCATGTTCGACTCCGGCATGGAATGACGTCACAAAAACGGGGACAAGCCGCTCGGCTTGGCTCGGGCGGCGCGCTACAATGTCGCCGGCCCTCCTTAAACGTACTTCGGCGCGCGGCGGCGTGCGGGGCCAGCGGCGCGGCCGAAAAACCCGCCTGATCCCTAGACTCGCTACCTGCCAGCCTTGCTGGCACCCCATCACGAAAGCCCACTGATGTCGGTTCAAATCACCGCGATCGGCCGCCCCGAGTTGCCACCGTTGACGCTCAGCGATCGATTTCGCTACGAGGTGACCTACTTTATGACTCCCGGCGGACAAGCTGGCGTGCCCAAGTTGCCCGAGGGGGAGTACTGGGTTCGGCTGGGCGAGGCGCGCGACTGGCTGGAGGCAGGCTGTTT is a genomic window of Planctomycetota bacterium containing:
- a CDS encoding HD-GYP domain-containing protein translates to MSNCQQPQPSVDASLHLVNLTQAFVEQTVTANHAHQNHSITCVSPWPQAPEHHVQKSLHALSVASQLQRWVDAPLALFDAETGALLHQTLERPPVDWNRYTELICAVGRGNRAQALAEEDPLLLYALPVHTAEEHHYVAVAAYVTRPIHGDYDVTRAAQSLGCQVVDLFAWCLHQRVTLPNMVERICEMLVAKLDSDRHARRLEIENENLATHISATFEEISLMYRLTHSLKLSSNKEDLASQALGWLAAAVPAESLLIQFLPESVEQSVPTAAVEPHQINWGPCRLCESELVDLVNVMKLGPQSAPLVLNRLATEAAGWSWPSVHEMVLVPITEGDRLFGWLAAVNHNKHGEFTSVEANLLFSVGTILGIHSANVGLYKQQAAVLADVVRAMVSAIDAKDPYTRGHSDRVARVAARLTQEMGMSQDATKTMYLAGLLHDIGKIGIDDGVLRKPGKLTDAEFEHVKRHAEIGYRILRDLRQLQPMLPIVLHHHEAWDGSGYPHALAGENIPLLARVCAVADAYDAMASDRPYRPGMPDEKLDAIIRGGAGKQWDAQVVEAFFRAREDIREISRREATADELLALQLT